A window of Bos taurus isolate L1 Dominette 01449 registration number 42190680 breed Hereford chromosome 8, ARS-UCD2.0, whole genome shotgun sequence contains these coding sequences:
- the RNF183 gene encoding E3 ubiquitin-protein ligase RNF183 isoform X1 — translation MQMRPAHSCLETTRQEQAEPREQAAGPLSRGGGGGGGSEEQDVSCQTPAVSGLRMAEQQGREPECPVCWNPFNNTFHTPKVLDCCHSFCVECLAHISLVTPTRRRLLCPLCRHPTVLASGQPVTDLPTDTAVLTLLRLEPHHVILEGHQLCLKDQPKSRYFLRQPRVYTLDLGPEPASQAGQPQDVGPSTRPVPIRSRYSLRECFRNPHFRIFAYMMAVILCGTVLFIFSIFCTRRFFWGVGGRLGCASASSKSPNTMRTSES, via the exons ATGCAAATGAGGCCCGCCCACAGCTGCCTGGAAACGACGCGCCAGGAGCAGGCAGAGCCCAGAGAACAGGCTGCAGGACCGCTCAgccgaggaggaggaggtggaggaggctcTGAGGAGCAG GACGTCTCCTGTCAGACCCCCGCAGTGTCTGGTCTGAGGATGGCAGAGCAGCAGGGCCGGgagcctgagtgccctgtctgctggaaccccttcaacaacACATTCCACACCCCCAAAGTGCTGGACTGCTGCCATTCCTTCTGCGTGGAATGCCTGGCCCACATCAGCCTGGTGACTCCGACGCGACGCCGCTTGCTGTGCCCTCTGTGTCGCCACCCCACCGTGCTGGCCTCCGGACAGCCTGTCACTGACTTGCCCACGGATACCGCCGTGCTCACCCTGCTCCGCCTGGAGCCCCACCACGTCATCCTGGAAGGCCACCAGCTCTGCCTCAAGGACCAGCCCAAGAGCCGCTACTTCCTGCGCCAGCCCCGGGTCTACACGCTGGACCTGGGCCCTGAGCCTGCGAGTCAGGCTGGGCAGCCCCAGGACGTGGGCCCTAGCACCAGGCCAGTCCCCATCCGCAGCCGTTACTCGCTGCGGGAGTGTTTCCGCAACCCGCACTTCCGGATCTTCGCCTACATGATGGCGGTCATCCTCTGCGGCACCGTGCTGTtcatcttctccatcttttgcaCCAGACGATTCTTCTGGGGCGTGGG GGGTCGGCTAGGCTGTGCATCTGCTTCTAGCAAGAGTCCTAATACAATGAGAACCTCTGAAAGCTAA
- the RNF183 gene encoding E3 ubiquitin-protein ligase RNF183, which yields MAEQQGREPECPVCWNPFNNTFHTPKVLDCCHSFCVECLAHISLVTPTRRRLLCPLCRHPTVLASGQPVTDLPTDTAVLTLLRLEPHHVILEGHQLCLKDQPKSRYFLRQPRVYTLDLGPEPASQAGQPQDVGPSTRPVPIRSRYSLRECFRNPHFRIFAYMMAVILCGTVLFIFSIFCTRRFFWGVG from the coding sequence ATGGCAGAGCAGCAGGGCCGGgagcctgagtgccctgtctgctggaaccccttcaacaacACATTCCACACCCCCAAAGTGCTGGACTGCTGCCATTCCTTCTGCGTGGAATGCCTGGCCCACATCAGCCTGGTGACTCCGACGCGACGCCGCTTGCTGTGCCCTCTGTGTCGCCACCCCACCGTGCTGGCCTCCGGACAGCCTGTCACTGACTTGCCCACGGATACCGCCGTGCTCACCCTGCTCCGCCTGGAGCCCCACCACGTCATCCTGGAAGGCCACCAGCTCTGCCTCAAGGACCAGCCCAAGAGCCGCTACTTCCTGCGCCAGCCCCGGGTCTACACGCTGGACCTGGGCCCTGAGCCTGCGAGTCAGGCTGGGCAGCCCCAGGACGTGGGCCCTAGCACCAGGCCAGTCCCCATCCGCAGCCGTTACTCGCTGCGGGAGTGTTTCCGCAACCCGCACTTCCGGATCTTCGCCTACATGATGGCGGTCATCCTCTGCGGCACCGTGCTGTtcatcttctccatcttttgcaCCAGACGATTCTTCTGGGGCGTGGGGTGA
- the RNF183 gene encoding E3 ubiquitin-protein ligase RNF183 isoform X2, with protein sequence MQMRPAHSCLETTRQEQAEPREQAAGPLSRGGGGGGGSEEQDVSCQTPAVSGLRMAEQQGREPECPVCWNPFNNTFHTPKVLDCCHSFCVECLAHISLVTPTRRRLLCPLCRHPTVLASGQPVTDLPTDTAVLTLLRLEPHHVILEGHQLCLKDQPKSRYFLRQPRVYTLDLGPEPASQAGQPQDVGPSTRPVPIRSRYSLRECFRNPHFRIFAYMMAVILCGTVLFIFSIFCTRRFFWGVG encoded by the exons ATGCAAATGAGGCCCGCCCACAGCTGCCTGGAAACGACGCGCCAGGAGCAGGCAGAGCCCAGAGAACAGGCTGCAGGACCGCTCAgccgaggaggaggaggtggaggaggctcTGAGGAGCAG GACGTCTCCTGTCAGACCCCCGCAGTGTCTGGTCTGAGGATGGCAGAGCAGCAGGGCCGGgagcctgagtgccctgtctgctggaaccccttcaacaacACATTCCACACCCCCAAAGTGCTGGACTGCTGCCATTCCTTCTGCGTGGAATGCCTGGCCCACATCAGCCTGGTGACTCCGACGCGACGCCGCTTGCTGTGCCCTCTGTGTCGCCACCCCACCGTGCTGGCCTCCGGACAGCCTGTCACTGACTTGCCCACGGATACCGCCGTGCTCACCCTGCTCCGCCTGGAGCCCCACCACGTCATCCTGGAAGGCCACCAGCTCTGCCTCAAGGACCAGCCCAAGAGCCGCTACTTCCTGCGCCAGCCCCGGGTCTACACGCTGGACCTGGGCCCTGAGCCTGCGAGTCAGGCTGGGCAGCCCCAGGACGTGGGCCCTAGCACCAGGCCAGTCCCCATCCGCAGCCGTTACTCGCTGCGGGAGTGTTTCCGCAACCCGCACTTCCGGATCTTCGCCTACATGATGGCGGTCATCCTCTGCGGCACCGTGCTGTtcatcttctccatcttttgcaCCAGACGATTCTTCTGGGGCGTGGGGTGA